Within the Arachis duranensis cultivar V14167 chromosome 10, aradu.V14167.gnm2.J7QH, whole genome shotgun sequence genome, the region CGCAATTGCGGTGGCGCCATGGCTGAAACGCCATACATATGGCGGAAATATCGGGTTTCTacagattttttaaaaaaaaaatctaagggTAATTGGGTAAATTAGACAACCCTAAGTGATATCACTAACCCTAATTATTCAAAGGTGAAGTCTATGGTGTAGATGCCAAAACGTGTTTTGTTTTTTAAGTGACATTTGGTGTCTTTTTTTTGGAGCTAGTGAGATTTGATGTCTGCTATTGGTATTCTTTTTCAGATGTGCAGTAAGAATACTGTAACTTTCAGCTTTTGTCTACCTTAAATATAATGTTAATTgtattgttaaattttaatgacaTCCATTTTTTTGTCACATAATAGGCCgaataaaaaattgaacaatGCATTCAGTTGGGCTATAAATCTGCCCAAGCATAgctttctctgtttttctattttctaactATGTGTAGTAACAGTATAAAGTGCAAAATAAAATCATGGAACATATTATTTGGTTCCTTTATCAAATTTACTCAtctaacaattatttttttattataaaattagattttataaTGTCATGACTCCTttcaagaaatataaaatggtCATAAAGTTgctaaattttaaagataaatttttttaattatatttacaaaaaattatattaaaataagatattaactAGGTGATACGTGTTTCAAATATTCGTGATGTAAAGAgttcaaatattatttaaaagttattagtttatatttttagaatattcaatttaatttgatgtattttgattttgtttaattaGTTACTAGATTGGGCTTTATATTTATaggtttatgttttttttttattttaacctaaaaaaatgttataaataCCTTTTAAACTATTGTAATCGTCATATTGAGTGATTAGAGGTGTGAAAAGTCTCTTTTAATTTCATGATAAAACCATGGTGTAGACAAGTGAGGTTGAATAAGTCTCTATTGTTGTATCGGAGAATTGGATAGAAGGTTGAGCATGTCCCTTCAATTCAATTCTCAAAGTATAATATGGACAACTTAGGTTGAGTAAGTCTCTTTCTTGTTGCATTaagaaattgaattaaaagtCAAGTGATTCTCTCtgtattcaatttcaatctatcctttattttctattttaattttaatatattttttattcaatttttattcttgtcttttgtttattttgagtTCTGTTTTTTATCGATAGACCTATTTCAGAATATATGTTTAAcgattaaatattttattgcattttaaatTTGAGCCTTATTCTAAAGTAATATACTCTTAATTCTTTAGAATTGAATACTAATAAAATtgtacaataataatataaatattgattaaattactaaatatattttaaccttaaataaaattaatttttcctgtgtaaaagtaaaataaaaggaTATTTACAAACTATATATATTGTAAAAGGTTTAATTGTTCTGTTGGTCTTTatagttttactaaatttttaattaggtctttatacttttttttcttttaattggttcctacactaatttttttttcaattaggtccctcttGGCAGTAATtagcttaattttatagggatccaactaaaaaaaaattagcgtAGGGatccaaataaaagaaaaaaagtgtaggaacccaattaaaaaaatttttgatacaATGActcaattgaaagaaaaaaaaatacaaaaactcaattaaaaatttcgcaaaattataaagaccaacaaagtaattaaacctttgTAAAACTTAAAAGTTCTAAGTATATAAATCGTATATCTTAATTACTCaccaaattaataaatatatatttgtatagcAATAGGATTAAGAATTTTAGCATTGACCGAATAAAACATTCCAAAgtttaaaaaagaaatcaaaggGCAACTTAAAAGACCCAACTGAATGATTTTATTTGGCCCAACAATGTATACCAAAAGCTaaatatcattaaaattttaataacataattAATATTACATTTAATAGATAAATTCTGAAAATTACAGTATTTTTACTGTACAGTATGAAAGACAGCACAAATAACAAACACCAAGTGTCACTCATCAAACCAAAACACGTTATTTCTACATGTATAGATGTCTTTTGGCATCTATACCATAGAATTCGCCTTATTCAAAAATTCCCTCTCTGTTCTCTGCGCCTCTTCTTCACGTGAAAACTCTTCTCCCTCTCTGTTCTCTGTGCATCTAGTCACTGTCGATTGTCAATGCCGTCCGTCGCCGGTCGCCACTGATTGTCGCCGCCCTCATCATTACAGTCGTTCCTTGCTGCCGCTGTGAACCACCGTTCCTCTTTCTCTGATTCGTAGTTTCTTGCATATTAGTTTTTCTTCGTTCAGTTCATtatctccctctcttcttccaaatttttttctatttttttttcgtttagCTCATTATGTATACTTCCAAACAAGCCCCTTATTCCAATGTACCTGCCCCTGATTCTAATGAGACAATGGCTTTGATCTTTCGAttaagtttttagtttttatgttctATGTCTTAtgtttatttgttaaatttgcTACTATATTTGCTCATTTTGCTGCATTAATTAGTTGTCTTATGACTAGAAAAATGATtatataaattagattttatagtttattatatttacaatttttgtacatattttttgtACATACATATGCATTTTTTAGGCAGCGTTTGGTTTATGTATTCCTTGAGACAGAGACACAGAGACATAGACATTAAAGACATGGACATAAATTATTAGTGTCTATATACTGTGTTTGGTAAACATTGAACAAGAcacaataaaattagaaaaagtcTATATTATCCTTATAAAAAAATCAGCCACCATTGCTACCATTATCATCCACCATCTCTACCATTACAGATTCATCATCACGCACGATTCACcacaaatcaatcagcaaaaattttaaaaaaatcaacaaaaatttttatttttctgtggaGGAAAAGGTAACTCAAGAGCAAACtctgaaaaagagaagaaccaAGGTAGAGGAAGAGGTGCCAATGGCAAACTCAAAGAAGAAGAGGGAGAGGCGGCCGTGGATATCATGAAGAGGGAGGAGAGCCGACAGCGACAAATCTGGACGAAGAAGGAGACATAGCGGTGACGGCAGATCTGGACGAAGGAGGAGACACAGCAGCAGCGCTTGGATCTGGACGAAGTGGGTGATGCAGCGGCGACAGCATGCGGATCTGGACGAAGGGAGAGATGCAGCGGCGGCAGCGGCTGCGGCGGCGGTGGATCTGGACGAGGAGATGTAGTACTGACGGCGAATCTGGACCACGGGATGCAACGGCAAAAGGAGGGAGGAGGGAGGAAGAAGAACATTCACGGTGGatggagaaggagagagagaaaaaagagttAAGGTTAAGAAATTAATAAGGGGTAAAAGAGTAAATAAGTGTGTCATTGTTTGTGTCTCTGTGTCTCAATATTTTGGGAGTACACTAAATACATGTATTTTGTGTATGCTTGTGTACTAACGTGTCCATCAAAGATTTGTGTCTCAACAAACAAACATAGGACATGTTCTAACGTGTCCATGTCTCTGTGTCTGTGTCTTTGAAACCAAACACGGCCTTAGATAATCTGCCATTTTTCGTAATGCCATCTGTCACAATTTTTTGGTGGATTTTGGCTCACTGCCATGAGCCGTAATCCGTAATAAAAAACTATGATTGGCGCTCCCATACATCAAGCATATGATTCGGAGTATTTTAATCATACTATATGTGTTGTTCGTTAGAAACCTTAACTCGCAAAGATGTTTCTTTATTACCTTTAAACCACTCAAcaatattcaataaaaaattgcaACGTCTTTTCCAGACCGTCAAGCACAGCCTCACCGTTTGATTTTTCTAATACCACCTCACCCATATAACAACACCACCCTCCACCTTTTACTTCTGTTAAGTATTCACCCGTGCTTTTTTATTATGGAATTATATATTACACATAACTATTATATCCATTTACTCTCATTCTATTTGAGTTGGTCTTACATGCCCACCTCTCTTCATCCTCTCCAATATACGCCACTTAGGGATGGTAAAACTCTTTGAGATGCGGAGATTCATGTAGGGACTGCCCCAAATAGAAATTCGACTGTGAAGAATTTGGCAAAATTCTCCTGAGGCAGGCGCGGAGACCCGGAGCGGTAATTTCCACCCGTCCCTGCTAATTCCCGAATTTCATGAATTTACTTAATTCTCCTTAATAGTTTATTTCTCATATATGTTTTTTAGTTATTTCACATGCCATATATATAgactttttgtataaaatctcTTACTGGTTTTGTATAGAATGGATACTTTCAACTCTATTTCTatggaaattaataattaatcaaaactatCAAAAGAGATAGGAAACAGGTCCCCGCGGAGAATGGAACCTGTGGAAAATGGAATGGATACTTTCAACTCTATTCCTatggaaattaataattaatcagAACTATCAAAAGAGATAGGAAACAGGTCCCCGCGGAGAATAGAACCTGTGGAAAATGGAGAAGGAGAATAATATTCCCCCGCAGCGAAGAACAGGGACGGGGATGGGGAGCAGGGCCCCGTTGACATCCCTAACGCCATTGATTTACATGAACCTTAATCAGTTTCTAGGCACTCTCTAATCCCAttgtttcattttaaaaaaatgtcatGTTCTTACTCTTCTAAATAGGTCTCACAATAGAAAAACACCATTTTAATCCTTAGATTTTTAGAAAGTATAATATTATGAGCAAAGTTCAATTTATTTTACATGTAACTTGAAAGCTTCTAAATCTCAAGTTTGTCAGATTTTCTATGTAATTTTGAGTAAATATTTCATGGCATCAATAAAGAGAGTTAACTTTGGAAAAAACAATGTTTACAAGGGTGAAAGGCTGAGAGCAGGATACCGGGAACAATTTGAGTACAAAATTGTTATGATTAACAACGATCTTAAACTTGCACAATCAACAACTATTGGTATTGCAGAAGTTGAATCAAGAGGATTAGGATGGTTAAATTTGAGATGAGGCTTGAATAGTACTCAGAAGATGTTCAATTCTGTATTTCATAAGAGGCTGCCCTTTTCTGGTCTTCTTAAGCATTTTGTCCCGCAGAGCTTTTCTCCTGGCTTGggcttcttctctctcttccttcCTTGCCATCATTGCTGCTTCTCTTTccattctttctctctctttctcttcatgCTTCTTCCTGTACAATTCTTCCAAACAATACTTTTTCTTCCGCCTCCTCTCACTCTCGCACTTATCCTCTTTCATCTCAGCACTGCTATTCTGCACCATCAAATAGAAAATTTATGTTAATGGATTCAACTATTAGAATCTTGACCTATAACAGTTATGATATATCGAAGAACCTCAATCATCAGTTTCTGTGTCGAGAAATGATCGCTTTGCTCCGTTTGATGCTTTAACATCTTCTTAAACTTCTTTACATTCTTCGCATTCTTATAGAATTCTTTTTGCTTCTCTGAACAAACAAACAACACCTAAATCAGACTGCATCATCCTCTGTTACAATATAGAATTCAAGATTGAGAAGTGGCATACTTATGAGAGCAGGGTTGTAGTGGCTTTTATCGGATTTCAGGTTGACGGAAtaattcttcctcttcctcttcctcatccTCTCGTTGACTCCCTCGTTCTTCTTCATTGTGGTCTGTGGAATGGGAGAACAAACTGAAAAGCGGAAACCCTAATTTACAGAAGATCAATTTCTCTTGATCTATTGGATTGGGGTCCAATGCTAACataagacaaaaagaaaaaggccAAGTATAATGCGGGTCGTGATACAACTGGGTCGGGTTTGACTCATTGGCCCAATACAGGTCCAAGATGGCAATGCCTTAAACTATTGTGATATGTAAACATTACAACGCCCAGTCCAAAAAAGTTTACCacgcaaaaaatattttatcctaaTAGTCCTtcaagaaaatatatgaaatgAAACACATCTAATGTAAAATAATGAGTAAATggttaaattaatttctaaaagaTCATTCGTTTTTTAAATTGGAtctcgaaattttttttatcaaattcgtcttttaagattttaaattaatcatattagtTCTTTCATCACTTTATTTGTTGATGGTGTCAAAATTTGACACGTTAAGTGACACCCCAACACACATCTAAGAACCTTAATTAACCATTAACATGatcaatttatgaaattaaatcaaatcaatctcAAATTGAGAGATTTCAATACTTCAAGTTCTccttttaattagattttaatttaatttaatttcatagatttattatgttaataatCAATTAAGACTCCTAAATGTGTGTGGGATGTCACTTAATGTGACAGAAAGACTaacatgactaatttaaaatttttaaaggacgaatttgattaaaaaaattttttgaaaactaatttaaagAACGAATGATCttttaaggactaatttgactatttacTCGTAAAATAATTGTAgtgaattttatttcctttatgATTGTTTACTACAAATTAGAGtataaaatacagaaaaagGATTGATTGTCAGGTTTAAATTTTCATATGAATGCTTGTTGTAGTTTCTCGGCTTAACTAATAATGTTTGTTGTTTGGTTCTGTTTATCCAATCCAAGATGT harbors:
- the LOC107469333 gene encoding stress response protein NST1, whose translation is MKKNEGVNERMRKRKRKNYSVNLKSDKSHYNPALIKKQKEFYKNAKNVKKFKKMLKHQTEQSDHFSTQKLMIENSSAEMKEDKCESERRRKKKYCLEELYRKKHEEKERERMEREAAMMARKEEREEAQARRKALRDKMLKKTRKGQPLMKYRIEHLLSTIQASSQI